From the Malus domestica chromosome 17, GDT2T_hap1 genome, one window contains:
- the LOC103404799 gene encoding isocitrate lyase-like — translation MEEEGRFEAEVAEVHAWWGSERFKLTKRPYSARDVVALRGTLRQSYGSNEMAKKLWRTLKIHQANGTSSRTFGALDPVQVTMMAKHLDTIYVSGWQCSSTHTSTNEPGPDLADYPYDTVPNKVEHLFFAQQYHDRKQKEARMSMSREERARTPYVDYLKPIVADGDTGFGGTTATVKLCKLFVERGAAGVHIEDQSSVTKKCGHMAGKVLVAVSEHSNRLVAARLQFDVMGTETVLVARTDAVAATLIQTNVDTRDHQFILGASNQNLRGKSLATLLAEAMAAGKTGAELQALEDNWTSMAQLKTFSECVTDAIKAMNLGEHEKRRRLSEWMSYSSPEKCLSNEQGREIAEKLGLKNLFWDWDLPRTREGFYRFKGSVMAAVVRGWAFADHADIIWMETSSPNMVECTQFAEGVKNKQPEIMLAYNLSPSFNWDASGMNDQQMMDFIPRIAKLGYCWQFITLAGFHADALVVDTFARDYARRGMLAYVERIQREERNNGVDTLAHQKWSGANFYDRYLKTVQGGISSTAAMGKGVTEEQFKESWTRPGITDLSEGNVVIAKARM, via the exons atggaagaagaaggaaggttTGAGGCAGAAGTCGCGGAGGTGCATGCATGGTGGGGCTCAGAAAGGTTCAAGCTCACAAAACGACCATACTCAGCTAGAGACGTTGTGGCGCTAAGAGGCACCCTAAGACAAAGCTATGGCTCAAATGAAATGGCCAAAAAGCTGTGGAGAACTCTCAAAATTCACCAAGCCAATGGCACATCCTCAAGGACTTTTGGTGCCCTAGACCCCGTCCAGGTCACCATGATGGCCAAGCACTTGGACACAATTTACGTCTCTGGTTGGCAATGTTCGTCCACACACACCAGCACCAATGAGCCTGGTCCCGACCTTGCTGACTACCCTTATGACACGGTCCCAAACAAGGTGGAGCATTTGTTTTTCGCTCAACAATACCATGACCGCAAGCAAAAGGAGGCAAGGATGAGCATGAGCCGGGAGGAGAGGGCTAGAACCCCTTATGTTGATTACTTGAAGCCAATCGTTGCTGATGGTGACACTGGTTTTGGTGGCACCACGGCGACTGTTAAGCTTTGCAAGCTTTTCGTGGAGCGAGGCGCTGCTGGTGTTCACATTGAGGACCAGTCATCTGTGACAAAAAAATGTGGTCACATGGCTGGGAAAGTGCTTGTTGCTGTTAGTGAACATAGTAACAGACTTGTGGCTGCAAGGCTACAATTTGATGTTATGGGAACTGAGACTGTATTGGTGGCTAGAACCGATGCGGTTGCAGCTACATTGATCCAGACCAATGTGGACACTAGGGATCATCAGTTTATATTGGGGGCTTCGAACCAAAATCTTAGAGGGAAGAGCTTGGCTACCCTTTTGGCTGAAGCAATGGCCGCTGGCAAAACAGGAGCTGAGCTGCAGGCCCTCGAGGACAACTGGACTTCAATGGCACAGCTGAAGACATTTTCAGAATGTGTCACTGATGCAATCAAGGCCATGAACCTTGGCGAACATGAAAAAAGGAGGAGATTGAGTGAATGGATGAGCTATTCTAGTCCTGAAAAGTGTTTGTCAAATGAGCAAGGGCGCGAAATCGCTGAGAAGTTGGGGCTTAAGAACCTTTTCTGGGACTGGGACTTGCCTAGAACAAGAGAAGGGTTCTACAGGTTCAAAGGGTCTGTGATGGCAGCTGTCGTGCGTGGATGGGCTTTTGCTGACCACGCTGACATTATTTGGATGGAGACTTCGAGCCCCAATATGGTTGAGTGCACCCAATTTGCTGAGGGGGTGAAGAATAAGCAGCCTGAAATCATGTTAGCTTATAATCTGTCACCATCTTTCAACTGGGATGCATCTGGGATGAATGATCAGCAAATGATGGACTTTATTCCTAGGATTGCCAAGCTTGGCTACTGCTGGCAATTTATTACACTGGCCGGTTTCCATGCAGATGCGCTTGTGGTTGATACTTTTGCGAGGGACTATGCGAGGAGGGGAATGCTGGCTTATGTTGAAAGGATCCAGAGGGAGGAGAGGAACAATGGAGTTGACACACTTGCTCATCAGAAGTGGTCTGGTGCTAATTTCTATGATAGGTACCTCAAGACTGTCCAGGGAGGCATTTCCTCCACTGCTGCTATGGGCAAAG GAGTGACTGAAGAGCAATTCAAAGAATCATGGACCAGGCCAGGAATTACTGATCTGAGTGAAGGCAATGTTGTGATTGCCAAGGCAAGAATGtaa
- the LOC103442593 gene encoding syntaxin-132-like has product MNDLLTDSFVAEPRAQTSGTDDIEMGRPVPHSYSDAGMDAFNKQIQEVEKQVDKLSGLLKKLKDANEESKSVTKASAMKGIKKRMEKDIDEVGKIARGVKAKLEAISKDNLANRQKPGCEKGTGVDRSRMNMTNSLTKKFREIMIEFQTLRQRIQDEYREVVERRVITVTGTRPDEETIDNLIETGNSEQIFQKAVQEQGRGQVLNTVEEIQERHDAVKEIEKKLLDLHQIYLDMAVLVDAQGEVLDNIETQVTNAVDHVQSGNVALQTAKSLQKKSRKCMMISIILLLIIALIIVLSILKPWKK; this is encoded by the exons ATGAACGACCTGCTTACG GATTCATTTGTTGCTGAACCAAGGGCTCAAACTTCTGGAACAGATGATATCGAAATGGGAAGGCCAGTGCCACATAGCTATTCCGATGCGGGGATGGATGCTTTCAATAAGCAG ATACAAGAGGTTGAGAAACAGGTGGATAAGCTCTCCGGGCTTCTTAAAAAACTTAAG GATGCAAATGAGGAGTCGAAATCTGTTACAAAAGCATCTGCCATGAAAG GAATAAAAAAGCGGATGGAAAAAGATATTGATGAAGTAGGAAAGATTGCACGTGGTGTCAAAGCGAAACTAGAAGCAATAAGCAAAGAT AACTTAGCCAACCGACAAAAGCCTGGATGTGAGAAGGGAACAGGTGTTGATAGATCACGGATGAACATGACAAA TTCGTTGACAAAAAAGTTTAGGGAGATAATGATCGAGTTTCAG ACCCTTAGACAACGAATCCAAGATGAATATCGTGAGGTTGTGGAGAGAAGAGTCATTACAG TTACGGGAACCAGACCAGATGAAGAG ACAATTGACAACCTGATAGAAACTGGAAATAGTGAGCAAATATTCCAAAAGGCGGTTCAAGAACAGGGACGAGGACAG GTACTAAATACGGTGGAAGAAATTCAAGAGAGGCATGACGCCGTGAAGGAAATTGAGAAAAAGCTTCTTGACTTGCATCAG ATCTACCTCGATATGGCAGTCTTGGTCGATGCTCAAGGAGAGGTTTTAGACAATATCGAAACTCAG GTGACAAATGCAGTGGATCATGTACAATCAGGGAATGTTGCCCTACAAACTGCAAAGAGCTTGCAAAAGAAGTCAAGAAAATGCATGATGATTTCCATAATCTTGCTCTTGATTATTGCATTGATCATCGTACTCTCTAttctcaagccatggaagaagtaA